Proteins found in one Prosthecobacter sp. genomic segment:
- a CDS encoding LamG-like jellyroll fold domain-containing protein — protein MNLESLIHTQLDNEITPEQHAQLESLLRNDWQARRLYLELADQHARLLQQPQIGTGRLQNQASAFSQSLRWKKLIPAFAAAAVITLAFVFWPRETTDAEATSNGVAMLSQTMDAEFEQTTLRSGDTINPGTIKLAKGLAQIEFFSGATALVEGAAEIEIISAWEARCVNGRVRVHVPPAAKGFLMHAPGIKLEDLGTEFALNVKDNTSAVHVFEGEVIAHTDQPPASLKEGMTLGQTTAGFLPISELQGLVKQRQSQRHADWQKWSQEARKDPRLIAYYTFKHWPDDRWDRLVNNFTEPRRKERAGGAVGASWTQGRWPEKEALEFKRPGDRVRLNLDGTYQALTLACWVKVDSVDKKYNSLLLTDCYDNGEPHWQIHEDGSLMFSIIYRPADAAKNAMYNQMYYSKPVFTADSLGRWHHLAVSYDNQSGAVIQYFDGREVSREVSALHQPGRDITFGPCEIGNWGLPTASHPFPIRNLNGAIDEFAIYSAVLSAAEIQTIYQQGQPE, from the coding sequence ATGAACCTCGAATCGCTCATCCACACCCAGCTCGACAATGAGATCACGCCCGAGCAGCACGCGCAGCTCGAAAGCCTCCTGCGCAACGACTGGCAGGCCCGCCGCCTTTATCTCGAACTCGCCGATCAACACGCCCGCCTGCTCCAGCAGCCGCAAATCGGCACGGGTCGCCTTCAAAACCAAGCCTCTGCGTTCTCCCAATCTCTGCGGTGGAAAAAACTCATCCCAGCGTTCGCTGCCGCTGCCGTCATCACGCTCGCGTTTGTCTTCTGGCCACGCGAAACTACCGACGCCGAGGCCACCTCGAACGGCGTTGCCATGCTCAGCCAGACAATGGACGCCGAGTTCGAGCAAACCACCCTCCGCAGCGGCGACACGATCAATCCCGGCACCATCAAGCTCGCCAAAGGCCTCGCGCAGATCGAGTTCTTCAGCGGCGCCACCGCCTTGGTCGAAGGAGCCGCCGAAATCGAAATCATCTCCGCCTGGGAGGCACGTTGTGTTAACGGTCGCGTGCGTGTGCATGTGCCACCGGCTGCGAAAGGCTTCCTCATGCACGCCCCCGGCATAAAGCTGGAGGATCTCGGCACCGAGTTCGCGCTGAATGTGAAGGACAACACCAGTGCCGTACATGTCTTCGAGGGCGAGGTCATCGCGCACACCGACCAACCGCCCGCCAGCCTCAAAGAAGGCATGACGCTCGGCCAGACGACCGCTGGTTTCCTTCCCATCAGCGAGTTGCAAGGCTTGGTGAAGCAGCGCCAGAGCCAGCGCCATGCGGACTGGCAGAAGTGGTCGCAGGAAGCGCGCAAAGACCCGCGCCTCATCGCCTACTACACCTTCAAGCATTGGCCGGACGACCGCTGGGATCGGCTCGTGAACAACTTCACCGAGCCACGCCGCAAAGAACGCGCAGGCGGAGCCGTCGGAGCGAGCTGGACACAGGGCCGCTGGCCGGAAAAGGAGGCGCTTGAGTTCAAACGCCCCGGTGATCGTGTGCGCCTGAATCTCGACGGCACCTACCAGGCGCTCACACTCGCCTGCTGGGTGAAGGTCGATAGCGTGGACAAAAAGTATAACTCACTGCTGCTCACCGACTGCTACGACAACGGCGAGCCGCATTGGCAGATCCACGAGGACGGCAGCCTCATGTTCTCGATCATTTATCGACCTGCCGATGCCGCGAAGAACGCGATGTACAACCAGATGTATTACAGTAAACCCGTCTTCACCGCCGACAGCCTCGGCCGCTGGCATCACCTCGCCGTGAGCTATGACAATCAAAGCGGCGCGGTCATCCAATACTTCGACGGCCGCGAGGTCAGCCGCGAAGTTTCCGCGCTGCATCAACCCGGTCGCGACATCACCTTCGGTCCCTGCGAGATCGGCAACTGGGGCCTCCCAACCGCCAGCCACCCCTTCCCCATCCGCAATCTGAACGGCGCGATTGATGAATTTGCGATCTACAGCGCCGTTTTATCCGCCGCTGAGATTCAAACCATTTATCAACAAGGCCAACCCGAATGA
- a CDS encoding sigma-70 family RNA polymerase sigma factor, giving the protein MPDSPNSTESLILLLTQHQEPLFRYIFSLVPCEADARDILQETSVALFRKFDQYDTTRPFLPWAYRFAYLQVQKHREKSARSPLLLFSEDVIDLIANERAHIEPQLDERLRLLDGCLGKLTPQDKELVTSRYALRQSAEEMMQRFALSRRTLFRNLELLRQRLHECVTRQLQSEGLA; this is encoded by the coding sequence ATGCCAGATTCGCCCAACAGCACCGAAAGCCTCATTCTGCTGCTCACGCAGCATCAGGAACCGCTTTTCCGTTACATCTTCAGTCTCGTGCCCTGCGAGGCCGATGCGCGGGACATCTTGCAGGAGACGAGCGTGGCCTTGTTTCGGAAGTTCGACCAGTATGACACCACGCGGCCCTTTTTGCCGTGGGCGTATCGCTTCGCTTATCTCCAGGTGCAGAAGCATCGCGAGAAGTCGGCACGCTCGCCGCTGCTGCTGTTTAGTGAGGATGTGATCGACCTCATCGCGAATGAGCGTGCCCACATTGAACCACAACTCGACGAGCGTCTGCGGCTCCTCGATGGCTGCCTCGGCAAACTCACGCCGCAGGACAAGGAACTGGTCACCAGCCGCTACGCTCTACGCCAGAGCGCGGAGGAGATGATGCAGCGCTTCGCCCTGAGCCGCCGCACGCTGTTCCGCAATCTGGAGCTGCTGCGCCAGCGCCTGCACGAGTGCGTCACACGCCAGCTTCAATCGGAGGGCCTCGCATGA